A region of Larus michahellis chromosome 15, bLarMic1.1, whole genome shotgun sequence DNA encodes the following proteins:
- the LHX2 gene encoding LIM/homeobox protein Lhx2 isoform X3 yields the protein MPSISSDRAALCAGCGGKISDRYYLLAVDKQWHMRCLKCCECKLNLESELTCFSKDGSIYCKEDYYRRFSVQRCARCHLGISASEMVMRARDLVYHLNCFTCTTCNKMLTTGDHFGMKDNLVYCRLHFETLIQGEYQVHFNHSDVAAGKGPALGAGSANTLGLPYYNGVGTVQKGRPRKRKSPGPGADLAAYNAALSCNENDGDHLDRDQQYPSNQKTKRMRTSFKHHQLRTMKSYFAINHNPDAKDLKQLAQKTGLTKRVLQVWFQNARAKFRRNLLRQENTGVDKTSDSTLQAGTPSGPASEISNASMSPSSTPTTLTDLTNPTMPTVTSVLTSVPGSLEVHESRSPSQTTLTNLF from the exons ATGCCTTCCATCAGCAGTGACCGGGCTGCCCTGTGCGCCGGCTGCGGGGGGAAAATCTCCGACCGTTATTACCTCCTGGCTGTGGATAAACAGTGGCACATGCGCTGCCTGAAGTGCTGTGAATGTAAACTCAACCTGGAGTCCGAGCTCACCTGCTTCAGCAAGGACGGCAGCATTTACTGCAAGGAGGATTACTACAG GAGGTTTTCGGTGCAGAGATGTGCGAGATGTCACCTGGGGATTTCTGCCTCGGAGATGGTCATGAGGGCCAGGGATTTGGTATATCACTTAAACTGCTTCACTTGCACCACTTGCAACAAGATGCTGACCACCGGCGATCACTTTGGCATGAAGGACAATCTGGTGTACTGCCGCCTCCATTTCGAGACTCTCATCCAGGGGGAGTACCAGGTGCATTTCAATCACTCGGATGTAGCCGCTGGGAAGGGCCCGGCATTGGGAGCGGGCTCTGCCAATACTTTGGGACTGCCTTATTACAACGGTGTGGGGACTGTCCAGAAGGGGAGACCCAGAAAAAGGAAGAGTCCAGGGCCTGGGGCAGATCTGGCAGCCTACAACGCAG CTTTAAGTTGCAATGAAAATGATGGCGACCACCTGGATAGAGACCAGCAATACCCCAGCAATCAAAAAACAAAGCGTATGAGGACATCATTCAAACACCACCAGTTGCGGACAATGAAGTCATACTTTGCTATTAACCACAATCCTGATGCCAAGGACTTGAAACAGCTAGCTCAGAAAACTGGCCTGACCAAAAGAGTTCTTCAG GTTTGGTTTCAAAATGCTCGAGCCAAATTCAGACGGAACCTCTTACGTCAAGAAAACACAGGGGTGGATAAGACTTCAGACTCAACACTCCAAGCAGGGACCCCATCAGGTCCTGCCTCAGAAATATCCAATGCCTCCATGAGTCCATCCAGCACTCCCACTACTTTAACGGACTTGACTAATCCTACCATGCCTACTGTGACATCTGTCTTGACGTCAGTGCCCGGAAGTCTTGAGGTTCATGAATCTCGAAGTCCTTCACAGACAACTCTTACAAATCTTTTCTGA
- the LHX2 gene encoding LIM/homeobox protein Lhx2 isoform X2, with protein MHGGGLRLMQVLGSCRDPDNCQQQQQLGASSSASSAMLFHSLSGAEMHGVIDEMDRRTKSEAPAISSAIDRGETETTMPSISSDRAALCAGCGGKISDRYYLLAVDKQWHMRCLKCCECKLNLESELTCFSKDGSIYCKEDYYRRFSVQRCARCHLGISASEMVMRARDLVYHLNCFTCTTCNKMLTTGDHFGMKDNLVYCRLHFETLIQGEYQVHFNHSDVAAGKGPALGAGSANTLGLPYYNGVGTVQKGRPRKRKSPGPGADLAAYNAALSCNENDGDHLDRDQQYPSNQKTKRMRTSFKHHQLRTMKSYFAINHNPDAKDLKQLAQKTGLTKRVLQVWFQNARAKFRRNLLRQENTGVDKTSDSTLQAGTPSGPASEISNASMSPSSTPTTLTDLTNPTMPTVTSVLTSVPGSLEVHESRSPSQTTLTNLF; from the exons ATGCATGGGGGAGGGCTCCGGTTAATGCAAGTTCTGGGCTCCTGCAGGGACCCCGACAACtgtcagcaacagcagcaactcggggcctcctcctctgcttcctcagcGATGCTTTTCCACAGTCTGTCCGGCGCGGAGATGCACGGGGTCATCGACGAGATGGATCGGAGAACCAAAAGCGAAGCACCGGCCATCAGCTCGGCTATAGACAGGGGAGAGACTGAAACG ACCATGCCTTCCATCAGCAGTGACCGGGCTGCCCTGTGCGCCGGCTGCGGGGGGAAAATCTCCGACCGTTATTACCTCCTGGCTGTGGATAAACAGTGGCACATGCGCTGCCTGAAGTGCTGTGAATGTAAACTCAACCTGGAGTCCGAGCTCACCTGCTTCAGCAAGGACGGCAGCATTTACTGCAAGGAGGATTACTACAG GAGGTTTTCGGTGCAGAGATGTGCGAGATGTCACCTGGGGATTTCTGCCTCGGAGATGGTCATGAGGGCCAGGGATTTGGTATATCACTTAAACTGCTTCACTTGCACCACTTGCAACAAGATGCTGACCACCGGCGATCACTTTGGCATGAAGGACAATCTGGTGTACTGCCGCCTCCATTTCGAGACTCTCATCCAGGGGGAGTACCAGGTGCATTTCAATCACTCGGATGTAGCCGCTGGGAAGGGCCCGGCATTGGGAGCGGGCTCTGCCAATACTTTGGGACTGCCTTATTACAACGGTGTGGGGACTGTCCAGAAGGGGAGACCCAGAAAAAGGAAGAGTCCAGGGCCTGGGGCAGATCTGGCAGCCTACAACGCAG CTTTAAGTTGCAATGAAAATGATGGCGACCACCTGGATAGAGACCAGCAATACCCCAGCAATCAAAAAACAAAGCGTATGAGGACATCATTCAAACACCACCAGTTGCGGACAATGAAGTCATACTTTGCTATTAACCACAATCCTGATGCCAAGGACTTGAAACAGCTAGCTCAGAAAACTGGCCTGACCAAAAGAGTTCTTCAG GTTTGGTTTCAAAATGCTCGAGCCAAATTCAGACGGAACCTCTTACGTCAAGAAAACACAGGGGTGGATAAGACTTCAGACTCAACACTCCAAGCAGGGACCCCATCAGGTCCTGCCTCAGAAATATCCAATGCCTCCATGAGTCCATCCAGCACTCCCACTACTTTAACGGACTTGACTAATCCTACCATGCCTACTGTGACATCTGTCTTGACGTCAGTGCCCGGAAGTCTTGAGGTTCATGAATCTCGAAGTCCTTCACAGACAACTCTTACAAATCTTTTCTGA
- the LHX2 gene encoding LIM/homeobox protein Lhx2 isoform X1 has translation MHGGGLRLMQVLGSCRDPDNCQQQQQLGASSSASSAMLFHSLSGAEMHGVIDEMDRRTKSEAPAISSAIDRGETETQTMPSISSDRAALCAGCGGKISDRYYLLAVDKQWHMRCLKCCECKLNLESELTCFSKDGSIYCKEDYYRRFSVQRCARCHLGISASEMVMRARDLVYHLNCFTCTTCNKMLTTGDHFGMKDNLVYCRLHFETLIQGEYQVHFNHSDVAAGKGPALGAGSANTLGLPYYNGVGTVQKGRPRKRKSPGPGADLAAYNAALSCNENDGDHLDRDQQYPSNQKTKRMRTSFKHHQLRTMKSYFAINHNPDAKDLKQLAQKTGLTKRVLQVWFQNARAKFRRNLLRQENTGVDKTSDSTLQAGTPSGPASEISNASMSPSSTPTTLTDLTNPTMPTVTSVLTSVPGSLEVHESRSPSQTTLTNLF, from the exons ATGCATGGGGGAGGGCTCCGGTTAATGCAAGTTCTGGGCTCCTGCAGGGACCCCGACAACtgtcagcaacagcagcaactcggggcctcctcctctgcttcctcagcGATGCTTTTCCACAGTCTGTCCGGCGCGGAGATGCACGGGGTCATCGACGAGATGGATCGGAGAACCAAAAGCGAAGCACCGGCCATCAGCTCGGCTATAGACAGGGGAGAGACTGAAACG CAGACCATGCCTTCCATCAGCAGTGACCGGGCTGCCCTGTGCGCCGGCTGCGGGGGGAAAATCTCCGACCGTTATTACCTCCTGGCTGTGGATAAACAGTGGCACATGCGCTGCCTGAAGTGCTGTGAATGTAAACTCAACCTGGAGTCCGAGCTCACCTGCTTCAGCAAGGACGGCAGCATTTACTGCAAGGAGGATTACTACAG GAGGTTTTCGGTGCAGAGATGTGCGAGATGTCACCTGGGGATTTCTGCCTCGGAGATGGTCATGAGGGCCAGGGATTTGGTATATCACTTAAACTGCTTCACTTGCACCACTTGCAACAAGATGCTGACCACCGGCGATCACTTTGGCATGAAGGACAATCTGGTGTACTGCCGCCTCCATTTCGAGACTCTCATCCAGGGGGAGTACCAGGTGCATTTCAATCACTCGGATGTAGCCGCTGGGAAGGGCCCGGCATTGGGAGCGGGCTCTGCCAATACTTTGGGACTGCCTTATTACAACGGTGTGGGGACTGTCCAGAAGGGGAGACCCAGAAAAAGGAAGAGTCCAGGGCCTGGGGCAGATCTGGCAGCCTACAACGCAG CTTTAAGTTGCAATGAAAATGATGGCGACCACCTGGATAGAGACCAGCAATACCCCAGCAATCAAAAAACAAAGCGTATGAGGACATCATTCAAACACCACCAGTTGCGGACAATGAAGTCATACTTTGCTATTAACCACAATCCTGATGCCAAGGACTTGAAACAGCTAGCTCAGAAAACTGGCCTGACCAAAAGAGTTCTTCAG GTTTGGTTTCAAAATGCTCGAGCCAAATTCAGACGGAACCTCTTACGTCAAGAAAACACAGGGGTGGATAAGACTTCAGACTCAACACTCCAAGCAGGGACCCCATCAGGTCCTGCCTCAGAAATATCCAATGCCTCCATGAGTCCATCCAGCACTCCCACTACTTTAACGGACTTGACTAATCCTACCATGCCTACTGTGACATCTGTCTTGACGTCAGTGCCCGGAAGTCTTGAGGTTCATGAATCTCGAAGTCCTTCACAGACAACTCTTACAAATCTTTTCTGA
- the LHX2 gene encoding LIM/homeobox protein Lhx2 isoform X4, with protein MHGGGLRLMQVLGSCRDPDNCQQQQQLGASSSASSAMLFHSLSGAEMHGVIDEMDRRTKSEAPAISSAIDRGETETQTMPSISSDRAALCAGCGGKISDRYYLLAVDKQWHMRCLKCCECKLNLESELTCFSKDGSIYCKEDYYRRFSVQRCARCHLGISASEMVMRARDLVYHLNCFTCTTCNKMLTTGDHFGMKDNLVYCRLHFETLIQGEYQVHFNHSDVAAGKGPALGAGSANTLGLPYYNGVGTVQKGRPRKRKSPGPGADLAAYNAALSCNENDGDHLDRDQQYPSNQKTKRMRTSFKHHQLRTMKSYFAINHNPDAKDLKQLAQKTGLTKRVLQLNTPLCLGSFS; from the exons ATGCATGGGGGAGGGCTCCGGTTAATGCAAGTTCTGGGCTCCTGCAGGGACCCCGACAACtgtcagcaacagcagcaactcggggcctcctcctctgcttcctcagcGATGCTTTTCCACAGTCTGTCCGGCGCGGAGATGCACGGGGTCATCGACGAGATGGATCGGAGAACCAAAAGCGAAGCACCGGCCATCAGCTCGGCTATAGACAGGGGAGAGACTGAAACG CAGACCATGCCTTCCATCAGCAGTGACCGGGCTGCCCTGTGCGCCGGCTGCGGGGGGAAAATCTCCGACCGTTATTACCTCCTGGCTGTGGATAAACAGTGGCACATGCGCTGCCTGAAGTGCTGTGAATGTAAACTCAACCTGGAGTCCGAGCTCACCTGCTTCAGCAAGGACGGCAGCATTTACTGCAAGGAGGATTACTACAG GAGGTTTTCGGTGCAGAGATGTGCGAGATGTCACCTGGGGATTTCTGCCTCGGAGATGGTCATGAGGGCCAGGGATTTGGTATATCACTTAAACTGCTTCACTTGCACCACTTGCAACAAGATGCTGACCACCGGCGATCACTTTGGCATGAAGGACAATCTGGTGTACTGCCGCCTCCATTTCGAGACTCTCATCCAGGGGGAGTACCAGGTGCATTTCAATCACTCGGATGTAGCCGCTGGGAAGGGCCCGGCATTGGGAGCGGGCTCTGCCAATACTTTGGGACTGCCTTATTACAACGGTGTGGGGACTGTCCAGAAGGGGAGACCCAGAAAAAGGAAGAGTCCAGGGCCTGGGGCAGATCTGGCAGCCTACAACGCAG CTTTAAGTTGCAATGAAAATGATGGCGACCACCTGGATAGAGACCAGCAATACCCCAGCAATCAAAAAACAAAGCGTATGAGGACATCATTCAAACACCACCAGTTGCGGACAATGAAGTCATACTTTGCTATTAACCACAATCCTGATGCCAAGGACTTGAAACAGCTAGCTCAGAAAACTGGCCTGACCAAAAGAGTTCTTCAG TTAAATACTCCTTTATGTCTGGGCTCCTTTAGCTGA